One Rhizobiales bacterium GAS188 DNA window includes the following coding sequences:
- a CDS encoding acyl-[acyl-carrier-protein]-phospholipid O-acyltransferase / long-chain-fatty-acid--[acyl-carrier-protein] ligase, giving the protein MIASLIKSRRFAPMFWCQFFAALGDNFLKNALALLVLFELGEEKGGAFVTIAAAIFILPSFVLSALGGELADRFDKGKVAQRVKLAEIGATAVAAAGMVLHSVPVLFAALFLFGTLAALFGPVKYGILPDQLREGELTGGNALIEAGTFLAILIGTIGGSIASAYLRMPFSRPSFIVAAMMLSFSLASWLSSLMIRPTGPAAPHLEITRNPWTSTWALIASLRGEARLWVGAMIVAWFWLVGAVALSLLPTLVKAAFNGGEYVITLCLATFAIGIAIGSLLAARASHQRPNLALVPLGALLMAVFCLDIAWIAATAVPAAEELTPMAFLLSTSGWHMLVGLFGLAVAGGLYIVPSFAQVQAWAAPERRARVVAAVNVIAAGYMTVSGIAVAGAQFLGVTLGPLFLVLGLCNIAAMVLILRRWGKEGVRDLGVFVFKTLFRVEVRGLENMPPSGTRMVIAPNHVSLLDGPLVHAVLPIDAAFAVDTTIANAWWAKPFMSLIRAHLLDPTRPLAARALTRAVADGEPIVIFPEGRITVTRGLMKVYDGAAMIADKADAVVVPLRIDGAERSPFSYLRKTQTRKSWFPKITVTILPPQKLAVDQNLKGRARRLAAGAALQDLMAEASVLSAPTDQTLFQALVEARRKRDTGQRPAVEDPLGTKLGYRKLILSAQILGRKLQGLTQPGEAVGVLLPNSAGVVVTFFALQSSGRVPAMLNFSSGPANVLSACKAAKVETVLTSRAFIERGRLDKLVEALSGTLRIVYLEDIRAGIGRLDKLRGLFAGSGPLLRRAPDDPAVILFTSGSEGTPKGVVLSHRNILTNAAQALARFGVSGEDKVFNVLPVFHSFGLTGGLILPLVAGVPVYMYPSPLHYRIVPELIYQTNATVLFGTDTFLAGYARSAHPYDFHSLRLVLAGAEAVKERTRALYMERFGVRILEGYGVTETAPVLAINTEMANRNGSVGRLSPLMQSRLEPVPGVEEGGRLFVRGPNVMLGYLHADKPGVIEPPAEGWHDTGDIVAIDERGFIAIRGRAKRFAKVGGEMVSLSAVEVLANELWPKAQSAVIALPDPRKGERLILVTTQADGARDALIREARNKGASELMIPAEVFTVDKLPLLATGKTDYPELTELVKALADKKASILAA; this is encoded by the coding sequence ATGATCGCGTCCCTCATCAAGTCGAGACGTTTCGCACCGATGTTCTGGTGCCAGTTCTTCGCCGCCTTGGGGGATAATTTCCTCAAGAATGCGCTTGCGCTCCTGGTCCTGTTCGAATTGGGGGAGGAAAAGGGCGGAGCGTTCGTGACGATTGCCGCCGCGATCTTCATCCTGCCCTCCTTCGTGCTCTCGGCGCTCGGCGGCGAGCTCGCCGATCGTTTCGACAAGGGAAAAGTCGCCCAGAGGGTCAAGCTCGCCGAGATCGGCGCGACCGCGGTCGCGGCCGCCGGCATGGTCTTGCATTCGGTGCCGGTGCTGTTCGCGGCGCTCTTCCTGTTCGGCACCTTGGCGGCGCTGTTCGGGCCGGTGAAATATGGAATCCTGCCCGATCAGCTGCGAGAGGGCGAGCTCACCGGCGGCAATGCGCTGATCGAGGCCGGGACCTTCCTGGCGATCCTCATCGGCACGATCGGCGGCAGCATCGCGTCCGCGTATCTCAGGATGCCCTTCTCGCGGCCGAGCTTCATCGTGGCCGCCATGATGCTGAGCTTCTCGCTCGCTTCGTGGCTCTCCTCCCTGATGATCCGCCCGACCGGCCCGGCGGCGCCGCATCTCGAGATCACGCGCAACCCCTGGACCTCCACCTGGGCTCTCATCGCGAGCTTGCGCGGCGAAGCCCGGCTTTGGGTCGGCGCGATGATCGTCGCCTGGTTCTGGCTCGTCGGCGCGGTGGCGCTGTCGCTTCTGCCGACGCTGGTCAAGGCCGCCTTCAACGGCGGCGAATATGTGATCACGCTGTGCCTCGCGACCTTCGCGATCGGCATCGCGATCGGCTCGCTGCTGGCCGCCAGGGCGAGCCACCAGCGTCCGAACCTCGCCCTCGTGCCGCTCGGCGCGCTGCTGATGGCGGTCTTCTGCCTGGACATCGCCTGGATCGCCGCGACCGCGGTGCCGGCGGCCGAGGAACTCACGCCGATGGCCTTCCTGCTCTCGACCAGCGGCTGGCATATGCTGGTCGGCCTGTTCGGCCTCGCGGTCGCGGGCGGCCTGTACATCGTGCCGTCCTTCGCCCAGGTGCAAGCCTGGGCGGCGCCCGAGCGGCGAGCCCGCGTAGTGGCGGCCGTTAACGTGATCGCGGCCGGCTATATGACGGTCTCGGGCATCGCCGTCGCGGGGGCCCAGTTTTTGGGCGTCACACTCGGCCCTCTCTTCCTGGTCCTCGGCCTGTGCAACATCGCCGCCATGGTGCTGATCCTGCGCCGCTGGGGCAAGGAGGGCGTGCGCGATCTCGGCGTCTTCGTCTTCAAGACGCTGTTTCGCGTCGAGGTCAGGGGGCTCGAGAACATGCCCCCGTCCGGCACCCGCATGGTGATCGCGCCGAACCATGTGAGCCTGCTCGACGGGCCGCTGGTGCATGCGGTGCTGCCGATCGATGCGGCTTTCGCGGTCGACACCACGATCGCCAATGCCTGGTGGGCGAAGCCGTTCATGTCGCTGATCCGCGCCCATCTGCTCGATCCGACCCGCCCGCTCGCGGCGCGGGCCTTGACGCGCGCCGTCGCCGATGGCGAGCCGATTGTGATCTTTCCGGAAGGCCGCATCACCGTGACGCGGGGCCTGATGAAGGTCTATGACGGGGCCGCGATGATCGCCGACAAGGCGGACGCCGTGGTCGTGCCGCTGCGCATCGACGGAGCCGAGCGTTCGCCCTTCTCCTATCTGCGCAAGACGCAGACCCGTAAATCCTGGTTCCCGAAAATCACCGTCACCATCCTGCCGCCGCAGAAGCTCGCGGTCGATCAGAACCTCAAGGGACGGGCGCGGCGCCTCGCGGCGGGCGCCGCCCTCCAGGACCTCATGGCCGAGGCCTCGGTGCTGAGCGCGCCCACGGATCAGACGCTGTTCCAGGCGCTCGTCGAAGCGCGGCGCAAGCGCGACACCGGGCAGCGTCCTGCGGTCGAGGACCCGCTCGGCACCAAGCTCGGCTATCGCAAGCTGATCCTGTCGGCCCAGATCCTCGGCCGCAAGCTGCAGGGCTTGACGCAGCCGGGCGAGGCCGTCGGCGTGCTCCTGCCGAACTCGGCGGGCGTGGTCGTGACCTTCTTCGCCTTGCAGAGCAGCGGCCGCGTGCCGGCCATGCTGAACTTCAGCTCAGGGCCGGCCAATGTCCTCTCCGCCTGCAAGGCCGCCAAGGTCGAGACGGTGCTGACCTCGCGCGCCTTCATCGAGAGAGGCCGTCTCGACAAGCTCGTCGAGGCGCTGTCGGGGACACTGCGGATTGTCTATCTCGAAGACATCCGCGCCGGGATCGGCAGGCTCGACAAGCTGCGCGGCCTCTTCGCCGGTTCCGGCCCGCTCCTGAGGCGCGCCCCGGACGATCCCGCCGTGATTCTGTTCACCTCGGGCTCGGAAGGCACGCCGAAGGGTGTGGTGCTCTCGCATCGCAACATCCTGACCAATGCGGCGCAGGCGCTGGCGCGCTTCGGCGTCAGCGGCGAGGACAAGGTGTTCAACGTCCTCCCGGTCTTCCACTCCTTCGGCCTCACCGGCGGGCTGATCCTGCCGCTCGTCGCCGGAGTGCCGGTCTATATGTACCCCTCGCCTTTGCATTACCGCATCGTGCCGGAGCTCATCTACCAGACCAACGCCACGGTGCTGTTCGGCACTGACACTTTCCTCGCCGGCTATGCGCGCTCCGCCCATCCGTACGATTTCCACTCGCTGCGCCTAGTGCTGGCTGGGGCCGAAGCCGTGAAGGAGCGCACTCGCGCCCTCTATATGGAGCGCTTCGGCGTGCGCATCCTCGAAGGCTACGGGGTCACCGAGACGGCTCCGGTGCTCGCCATCAATACCGAGATGGCCAATCGCAACGGCAGCGTCGGGCGCCTGTCGCCGCTCATGCAGTCGCGCCTCGAGCCGGTGCCGGGCGTCGAGGAAGGCGGACGCCTCTTCGTGCGCGGCCCGAACGTCATGCTCGGCTATCTGCACGCCGACAAGCCCGGCGTGATCGAGCCGCCGGCCGAAGGCTGGCATGACACCGGAGATATCGTCGCCATCGACGAGCGAGGCTTCATCGCCATTCGCGGCCGGGCCAAGCGCTTCGCCAAGGTCGGCGGCGAGATGGTCTCGCTTTCGGCCGTAGAGGTGCTGGCCAACGAGCTCTGGCCCAAGGCGCAATCAGCCGTCATCGCGCTGCCCGATCCGCGCAAGGGCGAGCGCCTGATATTGGTGACGACGCAGGCAGATGGAGCGCGCGACGCCCTCATCCGGGAGGCACGGAACAAGGGCGCCTCGGAGCTAATGATCCCGGCAGAGGTGTTCACGGTGGACAAGCTGCCGCTTCTCGCCACCGGCAAGACCGATTACCCGGAACTGACCGAGCTCGTGAAAGCGCTCGCCGACAAGAAGGCATCGATATTGGCCGCGTAG
- a CDS encoding PAS domain S-box-containing protein/diguanylate cyclase (GGDEF) domain-containing protein, with amino-acid sequence MSFAAIRSCCVRAVSGDLTVFGGPALTEEVAARIRAEQFNGVLRNTPWIMLAMIFNAAVLVASLWQSDSRNIVTAWAVFVIIPAAFVLAKSLRARAQPKRSTASRRAMRIAATNAAVLGALWALVPILFLQSAPDQAKLIIATLCAGMMCAGAFALGSMPVAAIIFADLILGGSASALLRMGDPFYALFAALLFIFACSTARSAIDHATLLAERAIAQFEGDRQRDVIGSLLLEFETNATDFLWETDAAGRIKHASARLAQLSGHPASELHGRSYQEVLVPGMPELAEAAATRAELALHLAERTAFRNIVAPVTLGGCVHWWALTGKPVHGADGTFLGFRGFGADVTEVRVADAKIRRMALYDSLTDLPNRAWFGNELEQATRRLAEGGAPFAVMCLDLDHFKSVNDTQGHPTGDALLVEVARRLSACIGEAGMIARLGGDEFGVVQTQGVSLEVTSELAKRMNEALSTETLIDGVNVATGVSIGIAIAPTDGAEVAVLLKHADLALYRAKAEGRGGFRFFEPGMDAKAKERRALEIDLRSALPNGELMLVYQPLIDLGDNEIKCCEALLRWNHPVRGLVQPMDFIPLAEETGLIQPIGEWVIREACRAASGWPEHIGIAVNLSAVQFHSPGIVAAVQRALEETGLKPERLELEVTETVLIAEMDRALAILNTLRQMKVRIALDDFGTGYSSLSYLRKLPFDKIKIDRSFVRDLATHAESQAIVGALIGLAGDLGVSVTAEGVETQDQLAHLRASGCEEAQGFLISKPQSATGIAAFIAQSLVRRRSAA; translated from the coding sequence ATGTCGTTTGCCGCAATCCGGTCCTGCTGCGTTCGCGCCGTCTCGGGCGACCTGACGGTGTTCGGCGGACCGGCGCTCACCGAAGAGGTCGCGGCCCGCATCCGTGCGGAGCAATTCAACGGGGTCTTGCGCAACACGCCCTGGATCATGCTGGCCATGATCTTCAACGCGGCCGTCCTCGTCGCCTCGCTCTGGCAATCCGACAGCCGCAACATCGTGACCGCCTGGGCCGTGTTCGTCATCATCCCGGCAGCTTTCGTCCTCGCGAAGTCCCTGCGCGCGAGGGCGCAGCCCAAGCGCTCCACCGCCTCGCGCCGCGCGATGCGGATCGCGGCGACCAATGCGGCGGTCCTCGGCGCTTTGTGGGCGTTGGTGCCGATCCTCTTCCTGCAGAGCGCTCCCGACCAGGCAAAGCTCATCATCGCGACCTTGTGCGCCGGCATGATGTGCGCGGGAGCCTTCGCGCTCGGCAGCATGCCGGTCGCCGCTATCATTTTCGCGGATCTGATCCTGGGCGGATCGGCGAGCGCGCTTCTGCGGATGGGAGATCCCTTCTACGCGCTGTTCGCCGCGCTCCTGTTCATCTTTGCCTGCTCGACGGCACGCAGCGCCATCGATCACGCGACGCTTCTGGCGGAACGCGCGATCGCTCAGTTCGAAGGCGACCGCCAAAGGGACGTTATCGGCTCGCTGCTGCTGGAGTTCGAGACCAATGCCACGGATTTTCTGTGGGAGACCGACGCAGCCGGCCGCATCAAGCATGCATCGGCGCGCCTCGCGCAGCTGTCGGGGCATCCGGCCTCGGAGCTCCACGGCCGGAGCTATCAGGAGGTGCTGGTTCCGGGGATGCCCGAGCTCGCCGAAGCCGCGGCGACGCGCGCCGAGCTCGCCCTGCATCTCGCCGAGCGCACGGCCTTCCGCAACATCGTGGCACCGGTCACGCTCGGCGGATGCGTGCATTGGTGGGCTCTCACCGGCAAGCCGGTGCATGGTGCCGACGGGACATTCCTGGGTTTTCGCGGCTTCGGCGCCGACGTCACGGAAGTCAGGGTGGCCGACGCCAAGATCCGGCGCATGGCACTCTATGATTCCCTCACCGACCTGCCCAATCGAGCCTGGTTCGGCAATGAGCTCGAACAGGCGACGAGACGCCTGGCCGAGGGCGGCGCTCCCTTCGCAGTGATGTGCCTCGACCTCGATCACTTCAAATCCGTCAACGACACCCAGGGCCACCCGACCGGCGACGCGCTCCTCGTCGAAGTCGCAAGACGCCTGAGCGCCTGCATCGGCGAGGCCGGCATGATCGCAAGGCTCGGGGGAGACGAGTTCGGCGTCGTGCAGACGCAGGGTGTCTCGCTCGAGGTGACCTCCGAGCTCGCCAAGCGGATGAACGAGGCGCTGTCGACCGAGACGCTGATCGACGGCGTCAATGTCGCGACCGGGGTCAGCATCGGCATCGCCATCGCGCCGACCGACGGCGCCGAGGTCGCGGTGCTCTTGAAGCATGCCGATCTCGCACTCTACCGCGCCAAGGCCGAAGGCCGGGGCGGCTTCCGCTTCTTCGAGCCCGGCATGGACGCCAAGGCCAAGGAGAGGCGGGCGCTCGAGATCGATCTGCGCTCCGCCCTCCCCAATGGCGAGCTGATGCTGGTCTACCAGCCGCTCATCGATCTCGGCGATAACGAGATCAAATGCTGCGAGGCCCTGCTGCGCTGGAACCATCCGGTGCGCGGCCTGGTGCAGCCCATGGATTTCATCCCGCTGGCCGAGGAAACCGGCCTCATCCAGCCGATCGGCGAATGGGTGATCCGCGAAGCCTGCCGGGCGGCCTCGGGTTGGCCCGAGCATATTGGCATCGCAGTGAACCTCTCGGCGGTGCAGTTCCACAGCCCCGGCATCGTGGCGGCCGTGCAAAGAGCCCTCGAGGAGACCGGCCTGAAGCCCGAGCGGCTCGAGCTCGAAGTGACCGAGACGGTCCTGATCGCCGAAATGGACCGGGCGCTCGCCATTCTCAACACCTTGCGGCAGATGAAGGTGCGCATCGCGCTCGACGATTTCGGGACCGGCTATTCGTCGCTCAGCTATTTGCGCAAATTGCCCTTCGACAAGATCAAGATCGATCGCTCCTTCGTGCGCGACCTTGCGACCCATGCGGAGAGCCAGGCTATCGTCGGCGCCCTGATCGGCCTCGCCGGCGATCTCGGCGTCAGTGTCACGGCCGAGGGCGTGGAGACGCAGGACCAGCTCGCCCATCTGCGCGCCTCCGGCTGCGAGGAGGCGCAGGGCTTCCTGATCAGCAAGCCGCAATCGGCCACCGGCATCGCGGCCTTTATCGCCCAATCGCTGGTGCGGCGCCGCAGCGCCGCGTGA
- a CDS encoding mobile mystery protein B — MIFDFSDNATPLTPGELEGLIPTHITLRSELNELEQKNIAAADRWAFSRRRDVASEPFLRGLHRRMFDRVWRWAGQYRTTERNLGVASYRIEPDLRQVIEDARYWLGHSSYAPDEMAVRFHHRLVAIHPFANGNGRWSRLAGDLLMLQQGRQRFTWGRANLQTISDVRRAYIDALRAADEHDLDPLIAFARS; from the coding sequence GTGATATTCGACTTCAGTGACAACGCGACGCCGCTGACGCCAGGGGAATTGGAAGGCCTGATTCCGACTCACATCACCCTGCGAAGCGAACTGAACGAGCTGGAGCAGAAAAACATCGCCGCGGCCGATCGCTGGGCTTTCTCCAGGCGTCGCGATGTGGCCTCCGAGCCGTTCCTTCGAGGGCTTCATCGCCGGATGTTCGATCGCGTGTGGCGTTGGGCCGGACAGTATCGTACGACGGAGCGCAATCTCGGCGTCGCAAGCTATCGTATCGAACCCGACTTGCGACAGGTCATCGAAGACGCGCGCTACTGGCTCGGCCATTCATCCTATGCGCCCGACGAAATGGCCGTCCGCTTTCATCATCGACTGGTCGCGATCCATCCTTTCGCCAACGGCAACGGACGGTGGTCACGCCTGGCCGGTGACTTGCTCATGCTCCAGCAGGGCCGCCAGCGCTTCACCTGGGGCAGAGCCAATCTGCAGACCATCAGCGATGTGAGGCGCGCCTACATCGATGCGCTGCGTGCCGCCGACGAACATGATCTTGATCCACTCATCGCCTTTGCAAGGTCCTAG
- a CDS encoding Tautomerase enzyme — MPLTSISLRRGKPAAYRKALMRGVYEAMRETFTVPEEDRFMTVSEYDEAQFDYGPDYLGIHRSDDLVMIQITANDTRNLEQKKALYAAIAGKLSRDPGLDPANIFINLVEVKKENWSFGNGVAQYV, encoded by the coding sequence ATGCCGCTCACATCCATCTCGTTGCGGCGGGGCAAGCCCGCTGCCTATCGCAAGGCGCTCATGCGCGGCGTGTACGAGGCGATGCGCGAGACCTTCACGGTGCCCGAGGAGGACCGTTTCATGACGGTCAGCGAATATGACGAGGCCCAGTTCGATTACGGCCCCGATTATCTCGGCATCCACCGCAGCGACGACCTGGTGATGATCCAGATCACCGCCAACGACACGCGCAATCTCGAACAGAAAAAGGCGCTCTATGCGGCGATCGCCGGCAAGCTGTCGCGCGATCCCGGCCTCGATCCGGCGAATATCTTCATCAACCTCGTCGAGGTGAAGAAGGAGAACTGGTCTTTCGGCAACGGCGTCGCGCAATACGTGTGA
- a CDS encoding transcriptional regulator, TetR family yields MTASSTLGRRDKLKEKLILASEELIETQGLSGVKARPLAEAAGCALGAIYTVFPDLDALILAVSARTLARLDAHLAPALEGPAALGATQRETARRRLVDLALAYLDFAHAHRARWRALFEHRLPEGRSVPEWLVADQARLFGKVEALLEPLMPLTAAADRALLARSLFSAVHGVVLLGLEEKLTAMPMGILLDQVASIVAALVRGLEEQAPSRGAGA; encoded by the coding sequence ATGACCGCATCATCCACCCTCGGCCGCCGGGACAAGCTGAAGGAAAAGCTGATCCTGGCGTCCGAAGAGCTCATCGAGACGCAGGGCCTCTCGGGCGTGAAGGCGCGCCCTCTCGCCGAGGCGGCCGGCTGTGCGCTCGGCGCAATCTACACCGTCTTTCCCGATCTCGACGCGCTGATCCTCGCGGTGAGCGCCCGCACGCTGGCGCGCCTCGACGCCCATCTGGCGCCGGCCCTCGAGGGGCCTGCTGCGCTTGGCGCGACGCAGAGGGAAACCGCGAGGCGGCGCCTCGTCGACCTCGCGCTCGCCTATCTGGACTTCGCCCACGCCCATCGGGCGCGCTGGCGGGCCCTGTTCGAGCACCGTCTGCCCGAAGGCAGGAGCGTGCCGGAATGGCTGGTCGCCGACCAGGCCCGGCTGTTCGGCAAGGTCGAGGCCCTGCTCGAGCCGCTGATGCCGCTGACGGCGGCCGCCGACCGGGCCTTGCTGGCGCGCTCGCTGTTCTCGGCCGTGCATGGCGTCGTGCTTCTCGGCCTCGAGGAAAAGCTCACCGCCATGCCGATGGGCATCCTGCTCGACCAGGTGGCGAGCATCGTCGCGGCGCTCGTCAGAGGGCTCGAGGAGCAGGCGCCTTCCCGGGGAGCCGGCGCATGA
- a CDS encoding mobile mystery protein A gives MRDAIRHLDQRFAVLRPLAKSARPPKGWVRAVRDALGMTTAQLARRVGVSQPRIVELEQSEVSGSITLHSLQRAAEALGCRVVYALVPERPLAAVLRERAEERAAQHSGAVEHSMRLENQAVPDKHASKELHRQRVESLLRRPARLWDDA, from the coding sequence ATGAGAGACGCAATTCGCCATCTCGACCAGCGATTCGCCGTGCTGCGTCCCCTCGCCAAGAGCGCCCGTCCGCCCAAGGGGTGGGTTCGGGCTGTCCGTGATGCGCTCGGCATGACCACCGCGCAGCTCGCGCGCCGCGTCGGTGTGTCGCAGCCGAGGATCGTGGAGCTTGAACAGTCGGAAGTCAGCGGCAGCATAACCCTGCATTCACTGCAGCGGGCGGCTGAAGCACTGGGCTGCCGGGTCGTCTACGCGCTTGTACCGGAAAGGCCTCTTGCGGCAGTCCTGCGCGAGCGGGCGGAGGAGCGTGCTGCCCAGCATTCCGGAGCTGTCGAGCACAGCATGCGCCTCGAAAACCAGGCCGTGCCCGACAAGCACGCCAGCAAGGAGCTTCATCGGCAAAGGGTGGAGAGCCTGCTGCGGCGTCCCGCACGACTTTGGGACGATGCATGA
- a CDS encoding Acetylornithine deacetylase/Succinyl-diaminopimelate desuccinylase: MSQLDQVLAHLDKNLDAAVERLFTFLRLPSISTDPAYKQECAKTAEHLKADIASIGFDASVRPTKGHPVVMGHAKQGGGKRPHMLFYGHYDVQPVDPLNLWHNPPFEPRLAEIEPGRKVILARGACDDKGQAMTFVEACRAWKAVTGSLPIDLTLLIEGEEECGSINLPAFVEANKAELKADAALVCDTGMWDRKTPAITSALRGMVYEEVTIKAADRDLHSGIFGGGAANPINILTKILGGLRNEEGRILLPGFYDGVHELPSQLKADWAALNLTPEEFLGQIGLSVPVGEKGRLLIEMVQSRPTFDINGIWGGYEGEGSKTVIPAQASAKVSFRLVGDQDPQKISAAFEAYIRERLPADCKAEFIHHTNSKAIALPGDSPLLMKAREALLSEWGKAPVTIGSGGSVPIVGDFKRTLGIDSLLVGFGLDDDRVHSPNEKYDLSSFHHGMRSWARILGALAA, from the coding sequence ATGTCCCAGCTCGACCAAGTTCTTGCTCATCTCGACAAAAATCTCGACGCCGCCGTGGAGCGGCTCTTCACTTTCCTGCGTCTTCCCTCGATCTCGACGGACCCGGCCTACAAGCAGGAATGCGCCAAGACCGCCGAGCATCTGAAGGCCGATATCGCCTCGATCGGCTTCGATGCGAGCGTGCGCCCGACCAAGGGCCACCCGGTGGTGATGGGACATGCCAAGCAGGGCGGCGGCAAGCGGCCGCATATGCTGTTCTACGGCCATTACGACGTGCAGCCGGTCGATCCGCTGAACCTGTGGCACAACCCGCCCTTCGAGCCGCGCCTCGCCGAGATCGAGCCGGGCCGCAAGGTCATCCTGGCGCGCGGCGCCTGCGACGATAAAGGCCAGGCCATGACCTTCGTCGAGGCCTGCCGGGCCTGGAAGGCCGTCACCGGCTCGCTGCCGATCGACCTGACCTTGCTGATCGAGGGCGAGGAGGAATGCGGCTCGATCAACCTTCCGGCCTTCGTCGAGGCCAACAAGGCCGAGCTCAAAGCCGATGCGGCGCTCGTCTGCGACACCGGCATGTGGGACCGCAAGACGCCGGCCATCACCTCGGCGCTGCGCGGCATGGTCTATGAGGAAGTCACCATCAAGGCGGCCGATCGCGATTTGCATTCGGGCATTTTCGGGGGTGGCGCCGCCAACCCGATCAATATCCTCACCAAGATCCTCGGCGGCCTGCGCAACGAAGAGGGTCGCATCCTGCTGCCCGGCTTCTATGACGGGGTGCATGAGCTGCCCTCCCAGCTCAAGGCCGATTGGGCCGCGCTCAATCTGACGCCGGAGGAGTTCCTGGGCCAGATCGGCCTCAGCGTGCCGGTGGGCGAAAAAGGGCGCCTGCTGATCGAGATGGTGCAGTCGCGCCCGACCTTCGACATCAACGGCATCTGGGGCGGCTATGAAGGCGAAGGCTCGAAGACCGTGATCCCGGCTCAGGCTTCGGCCAAGGTTTCCTTCCGCCTCGTCGGCGACCAGGACCCGCAGAAGATCTCGGCCGCTTTCGAGGCCTATATCCGCGAGCGCCTGCCCGCCGACTGCAAGGCGGAGTTCATCCACCACACCAATTCCAAGGCCATCGCGTTGCCCGGCGACAGCCCGCTCCTGATGAAGGCGCGCGAGGCGCTGCTGAGCGAATGGGGCAAGGCGCCGGTCACCATCGGCAGCGGCGGCTCGGTGCCGATCGTCGGCGATTTCAAGCGCACGCTCGGCATCGACTCCCTGCTCGTCGGCTTTGGCCTCGACGATGATCGCGTGCACTCGCCGAACGAGAAATACGACCTGTCGAGCTTCCATCACGGCATGCGCTCCTGGGCACGCATCCTGGGTGCGCTCGCGGCCTGA
- a CDS encoding twin-arg-translocated uncharacterized repeat-containing protein yields MIDRRRLLALSGAALAVPPAPLAQAQTIIDSGPLLQREIDAAAKLGRVASIPSGISYVSRLRLPPNARLVGAGRSSRLVAIGPGPMLTIERSDSVALENIAFDGAARAPGGESGLIEAQDVADLRMLDCSLERLAGHGVKLSRCGGRIERSNFRGLSESAIFCMDGAGLSVVDNRIEECGNNGILIWRAAKGDDGAIIRGNRLSRIRADRGGDGPYGNAINVFRAGGVVSEGNVIRNCAFSAIRYNAGSDAGIMGNNCVDIGEVAIYVEFGFEGAVVQGNLVDGAALGISITNFDQGGRLAACSGNVVRNLDRPRPQGTDLSGIGIHVEADTVVSGNAVDRADGPGLQIGYGTGLRNVLASGNILSDCGFGVAVSVAPGAGSAVVTNNSIARARRGAIVGMAWDKIAASDLVAQAASYPQLTIAGNQLR; encoded by the coding sequence ATGATCGACCGCAGGCGATTGCTGGCCCTGAGCGGAGCTGCGCTCGCCGTGCCACCAGCGCCACTTGCGCAGGCGCAGACCATCATCGATTCAGGTCCGCTGCTGCAACGTGAGATCGACGCCGCCGCCAAGCTCGGCCGCGTCGCCTCCATCCCGTCCGGGATCAGCTATGTGTCGCGGCTGCGCCTGCCGCCGAATGCCCGCCTCGTCGGAGCCGGGCGCTCGAGCCGCCTCGTCGCCATCGGGCCAGGACCGATGCTGACAATCGAGCGATCGGACAGCGTCGCGCTCGAGAACATCGCCTTCGACGGCGCGGCGCGCGCGCCGGGCGGCGAGAGCGGGCTGATCGAAGCGCAGGATGTGGCGGATCTGCGCATGCTCGACTGCTCGCTGGAGCGGCTCGCCGGCCACGGAGTGAAGCTCTCGCGTTGCGGCGGCAGGATCGAGCGCAGCAATTTCAGAGGGCTCTCCGAGAGCGCCATCTTCTGCATGGACGGAGCCGGCCTGTCGGTCGTCGACAACCGCATCGAGGAGTGCGGCAATAACGGCATCCTGATCTGGCGTGCGGCGAAAGGCGATGACGGCGCCATCATCCGCGGCAACCGCCTTAGCCGCATCAGGGCGGATCGCGGCGGCGACGGCCCCTATGGCAATGCGATCAACGTGTTCCGCGCCGGCGGCGTCGTCAGCGAGGGCAATGTCATCCGCAACTGCGCCTTCTCGGCGATCCGCTACAATGCCGGCTCCGATGCCGGCATCATGGGCAATAACTGCGTCGATATCGGCGAAGTGGCGATCTATGTCGAGTTCGGCTTCGAGGGAGCCGTGGTGCAAGGCAATCTCGTCGACGGTGCAGCGCTCGGGATCTCGATCACCAATTTCGATCAGGGAGGAAGGCTCGCCGCCTGCAGCGGCAATGTGGTGCGCAACCTCGATCGTCCGCGGCCCCAGGGAACGGATCTGTCGGGCATCGGCATCCATGTCGAGGCCGACACGGTGGTGAGCGGCAATGCGGTCGACCGCGCCGACGGGCCTGGCCTCCAGATCGGCTACGGCACGGGGCTGCGCAACGTCCTCGCCAGCGGCAATATCCTCAGCGATTGCGGCTTCGGCGTCGCGGTGTCGGTGGCGCCGGGCGCAGGAAGCGCCGTCGTCACCAACAACAGCATCGCCCGGGCGCGGCGCGGCGCCATCGTCGGCATGGCCTGGGACAAGATCGCCGCCTCGGACCTCGTGGCGCAAGCCGCAAGCTATCCGCAGCTCACCATCGCCGGCAATCAGCTGCGCTGA